In the Pseudoliparis swirei isolate HS2019 ecotype Mariana Trench chromosome 21, NWPU_hadal_v1, whole genome shotgun sequence genome, one interval contains:
- the LOC130211818 gene encoding FERM domain-containing protein 7, protein MGDPRRRTRRRASKETALRLRVLLLDDSERSFQVEQKMLGGDFFNKVCGHLKLLEKEYFGLEFRHHGGNYVWLELLKPLGKQITYTSDLFFRFMVKFFPPDPGQLKRSLTRYLFALQIKQDLSNSSLTCNDNSAALLVSHILQSEIGDYDEELDSHHLAMKQYVPNQEYLDHNITKYHRKHRGASPGDSDIQLLEVARKLDMYAIRPHPARDGEGMRINLAVTHSGVLVFQGNTKINTFSWAKIRKLSFKRKNFLIKLHDKVGPSGKDTLELSMATRDVCKSFWKTCVEYHAFFRLSEEPKTTPRTLLSCKGSSFRYSGRTQKQLLECLGSGEKKPSHSDRTYAQSDFDPRQCRSSPDLLTDVSKQLYEHSHLFTRAGRAMAVCSRDQMDPHRGGVDAVDIRGGARRSQSSVEVAQRSRPPSQVAALSLSIHASPPSPKTRSASTSVAEEMRGGQRQAQRLAGVYGKRSRRRPNPQPHPAQQLVLLYPNSPAYRYRPILPRFPPAGSSPLDRYPYLSDYVAVSSLERFPQERRRDYAAADGSPRPPFYPQGHDSASLSPIRRNQRPYGSGGLGLARIYQPGGAGARPPGAGRMEAGHYSDDSNFLPGLPRRAARQPDVKFHLSRSSNPVFNPASEFRPLGYYPHLTRPTRPTYLPLSSSPLPDRPASLCTIRGTWGSYSDSDPEVFYPYYCPPPPPGNAGRAHPGLARMRFSSGSLQLDEEEEEEEYRAAKEKAQREFQGEDDEKGGGTKGPTKMTEVTL, encoded by the exons ATGGGGGACCCTCGCCGGAGGACCCGGCGGCGCGCCTCCAAGGAGACGGCGCTCCGGCTGCGCGTGCTGCTCCTGGACGACAGCGAGCGCTCCttccaggtggag CAAAAGATGTTGGGAGGCGACTTCTTCAACAAAGTGTGCGGCCATCTGAAGCTGCTGGAGAAGGAATACTTCGGGCTGGAGTTCCGGCACCACGGGGGCAACTAC GTGTGGTTGGAGCTGCTGAAGCCGCTCGGCAAACAGATCACAT ACACCAGCGATCTGTTCTTCAGGTTCATGGTGAAGTTCTTCCCACCCGACCCCGGGCAGCTGAAGAGGAGCCTCACCAG gtatctTTTTGCCTTACAGATAAAGCAGGACTTGTCGAACAGCAGTCTGACCTGCAACGACAACAGCGCCGCCCTGCTGGTCTCTCACATACTGCAGT cagAGATAGGGGACTATGACGAGGAGCTGGACAGTCACCATTTAGCGATGAAGCAGTACGTCCCAAACCAGGAGTACCTCGACCACAATATCACCAAGTACCACAGGAAACACAG AGGTGCGTCTCCAGGAGACTCTGACATCCAGCTGCTGGAGGTGGCCAGGAAGCTGGACATGTACGCCATCAGGCCGCACCCCGCTCGCGACGGGGAGGGCATGAGGATCAACTTGGCGGTCACACACTCCGGAGTCCTGGTCTTCCAG GGAAACACCAAAATCAACACCTTCAGCTGGGCGAAGATCCGCAAGCTGAGCTTCAAGCGCAAGAACTTCCTCATCAAACTGCACGACAAAGTCGGG CCGTCGGGTAAGGACACTCTGGAGTTGTCCATGGCCACCAGAGACGTCTGCAAGTCCTTCTGGAAGACGTGTGTGGAGTACCACGCCTTCTTCCGGCTGTCGGAGGAACCCAAGACGACACCTAGAACCCTGCTGTCCTGCAAAGGGTCTAGCTTTAGATACAG CGGGCGGACGCAGAAGCAGCTGCTGGAGTGTCTGGGATCAGGGGAGAAGAAGCCTTCGCACTCCGACAG gACGTACGCCCAGTCAGACTTTGACCCCAGACAGTGTCGCTCGTCTCCCGATCTTCTCACAGACGTCTCCAAACAA TTGTACGAGCACTCCCACCTGTTCACCCGGGCCGGTCGCGCCATGGCGGTCTGCAGTCGGGACCAGATGGACCCACATCGAGGAGGCGTGGACGCCGTCGACATCAGAGGAGGGGCTAGACGCAGCCAATCGTCCGTCGAGGTCGCCCAGAGGTCCCGCCCCCCGAGCCAAGTCGCcgccctctctctgtctatccACGCATCGCCACCCTCGCCCAAGACCAGGTCGGCCTCCACGTCTGTGGCGGAGGAGATGCGGGGGGGGCAGCGCCAAGCCCAGCGGCTCGCCGGCGTCTACGGCAAACGCTCGCGGCGCCGGCCCAACCCGCAGCCGCACCCGGCTCAGCAGCTGGTGCTGCTCTACCCCAACAGCCCCGCCTACCGGTATCGCCCGATACTCCCAAGATTCCCACCGGCCGGTTCCTCGCCTCTCGACCGCTACCCGTACTTGTCGGACTACGTCGCCGTTTCCTCGCTGGAGCGCTTCCcgcaggagaggaggcgggacTACGCGGCGGCGGACGGTTCGCCGCGGCCGCCCTTCTACCCGCAGGGCCACGACTCGGCGTCGCTCTCGCCGATCCGGAGGAACCAGCGGCCGTACGGCTCCGGCGGGCTGGGATTGGCTCGGATCTACCAGCCGGGGGGCGCCGGGGCGAGGCCGCCGGGCGCCGGGCGCATGGAGGCGGGTCATTACAGCGACGACTCCAACTTCCTGCCCGGGCTGCCGCGCCGCGCGGCGCGCCAACCCGACGTGAAGTTTCACCTCTCGAGGAGCTCTAACCCCGTCTTCAACCCCGCCTCCGAGTTCCGTCCCCTCGGTTACTACCCCCACCTGACCCGGCCCACCAGACCCACCTACCTGCCGCTAAGCTCCTCCCCTCTGCCCGATCGCCCCGCCTCCCTTTGCACGATCAGAGGCACCTGGGGGAGCTACAGCGACTCGGACCCGGAGGTCTTCTACCCGTACTACTGCCCCCCGCCCCCGCCGGGCAACGCGGGGCGCGCTCACCCCGGACTCGCCAGGATGAGGTTCTCCTCCGGGAGCCTCCaactggacgaggaggaagaggaggaagagtataGAGCAGCGAAGGAGAAAGCACAAAGAGAATTTCAGGGGGAAGACGACGAGAAGGGAGGCGGGACGAAAGGTCCGACAAAGATGACAGAAGTGACTCTGTAG